One Aspergillus oryzae RIB40 DNA, chromosome 2 genomic window carries:
- a CDS encoding DUF4448 domain-containing protein (predicted protein), whose protein sequence is MRSLVPFPKVIALVTTTTALYSHCLGAAVQGTDELGPSPAVGWIEESKTTAHLQTNNASPDDFPVCTDIDGPFAPFCLPQDGADVIVDATYYVTWNADFYPLNASITIEMRYSNSTVGDSAFTSEKTDNSYGYLPLHMRKEWLQEKAHNDLTFYLIELNPASGTRASIRKGPRITLHPKPVEHYKPSPPMTFNKRALFIGLPVSLSVIIVVVAGLFFGMRESRRIGLGSVMGSRGKGYGIGKSKSQRLRKSRSEFYHSNAASALKKYTDDTDSGLSEVADPDLHSEIERTARFAFRQDSMRLKSWRRQ, encoded by the exons ATGAGGTCCCTCGTTCCGTTCCCTAAAGTCATCGCACTAGTGACCACGACAACTGCTCTCTATAGTCATTGCCTTGGCGCTGCGGTACAAGGAACAGATGAACTCGGACCTAGCCCTG CGGTGGGTTGGATTGAAGAGTCCAAAACAACTGCGCACCTACAGACAAATAATGCTTCTCCGGATGATTTCCCCGTCTGTACTGACATCGATGGTCCCTTCGCACCATTCTGTCTGCCGCAGGATGGAGCCGATGTGATAGTAGACGCCACCTACTATGTTACCTGGAATGCCGATTTCTATCCGCTCAATGCTTCTATTACTATTGAAATGAGATACTCAAATTCCACCGTTGGAGACTCCGCGTTCACATCTGAGAAAACGGACAACAGCTACGGCTATCTTCCCCTCCACATGCGCAAGGAATGGCTCCAAGAGAAGGCGCACAATGATTTGACCTTTTACCTTATCGAACTGAACCCTGCGTCAGGCACACGAGCGAGTATCCGAAAAGGACCGAGGATCACACTTCATCCTAAACCAGTAGAGCACTacaaaccttctcctcccatgACCTTCAACAAACGAGCCCTGTTTATTGGCCTCCCGGTAAGCCTCAGTGTCATTATCGTTGTTGTGGCTGGTCTATTCTTTGGCATGCGGGAGAGCAGAAGGATTGGACTCGGGAGTGTTATGGGATCTCGAGGTAAAGGGTACGGGATTGGGAAATCTAAGAGCCAGCGCCTTCGGAAAAGTAGAAGCGAATTCTATCATTCCAATGCTGCCTCGGCGTTGAAAAAATATACGGACGACACCGACTCAGGCTTGTCAGAAGTGGCAGATCCCGACTTACATAGCGAGATTGAGCGCACTGCAAGATTTGCATTTAGACAGGATTCGATGAGGTtaaagagctggaggagacaATGA
- a CDS encoding SNARE-binding exocyst subunit SEC6 (exocyst complex subunit SEC6), producing MARGGDSEGTVALPRLEDILRHPEDLDKIAGLRAEYSRKKAAVDSQLREGLRDQLETVQRSISALTEGQRQVSKTKDELQGIDKLCAESQSSVEDFSQIDRLAKVQRNFEAVLMMKKGLENFSENLAEVESLLREDDDDLENQPNLLRAHMQISKLRDFRDEAMDQIRKAQDPSSEATLEDYFQGLDSVIDWFDDHLGTACMNLIPLVQSDNPSMVVRLAVVVMNEEKKDETVRALQEAQKDHQDLAGRFKSMNVGPKTVRGYKEKFLQAIEFYAQNQFENTKEEFLGDPDTLEKSFRWFFNDLFSVKQGMQTLMPKKWKIYKTYTDIYHRMMHDFFVDLINDPELPPDNLLSIIHWSEKYYKKMNKLGWKQTDLRPNILDDREPELIRQWQSIIIKAVEEWMERITETDRKGLVERIPDSLDTNAEGYFRTKTLPDMWRMIHEQIQAAKASSRTDLVEGIIDAMFRVLKGRQAAWQSLIEEECAKYKAPGGDQLDGLQLLQDWLIAVANDQIACIDDNDESGQLGYLSRFKREFEALVDPKYMAARAIPELDALRDGYVDLSTYCLTQFVEVVFAVDFRATIPDFFTQKWYGDFAIKRITSTFEDYMADYSPVIHPSLIDILVEELSDELLVRYLSSVRNRGVKFRRHADPYTDKFKDDVLTVFAFFQNYPDSFASTIKQKWRLVDWLVRLLESEKGPAVVAVYEDFKMEYWDLQLTWVEAVLRTRDDFERSMISAVKAKAAELSVERGMETLMSRMR from the coding sequence ATGGCGCGAGGCGGCGACTCGGAAGGAACGGTGGCTCTACCACGGTTAGAAGATATCCTGCGTCACCCGGAAGACCTAGACAAGATCGCCGGACTGAGAGCGGAATACTCGCGGAAGAAGGCAGCCGTCGATTCACAGCTCCGAGAAGGCCTCCGGGATCAATTAGAGACAGTACAACGCAGCATCAGCGCGCTAACAGAAGGTCAGCGCCAGGTTTCCAAGACGAAAGATGAGCTCCAGGGAATCGACAAACTATGCGCGGAGTCACAATCCAGTGTCGAGGACTTCTCCCAGATTGACCGACTTGCCAAAGTGCAGAGGAACTTCGAGGCCgtcttgatgatgaagaagggacTGGAGAACTTTAGTGAGAATCTTGCTGAGGTTGAGAGTCTCCTAAgagaggatgacgatgatctcGAGAACCAGCCGAATCTGCTGCGGGCCCATATGCAGATCTCTAAGTTGAGAGATTTTCGTGACGAGGCGATGGATCAGATACGGAAGGCCCAGGACCCGAGCAGTGAAGCCACGCTAGAGGATTACTTCCAGGGTCTGGATAGTGTTATCGACTGGTTCGATGATCATTTGGGAACTGCTTGTATGAATCTGATCCCTCTTGTGCAGTCTGACAACCCTAGTATGGTTGTCCGGCTGGCTGTTGTTGTCATgaatgaggagaagaaggatgaaacGGTCCGTGCTTTGCAGGAAGCACAGAAAGACCACCAGGATCTAGCAGGCCGGTTCAAGTCGATGAATGTTGGCCCCAAGACGGTTAGGGGCTATAAAGAAAAGTTTCTCCAAGCTATTGAGTTCTACGCACAGAACCAGTTTGAGAATACTAAGGAAGAATTCCTCGGCGATCCGGATACCCTAGAGAAGAGTTTCCGATGGTTCTTTAATGACCTCTTCTCGGTTAAGCAGGGCATGCAGACATTGATGCCCAAGAAGTGGAAGATCTATAAGACATACACCGATATCTACCATCGGATGATGCATGACTTTTTCGTGGATCTGATCAATGACCCTGAGCTACCCCCAGATAATCTGCTTTCTATTATCCACTGGAGTGAGAAATACTACAAGAAGATGAACAAACTAGGCTGGAAACAGACAGACCTGCGGCCAAACATTCTCGACGATCGTGAACCTGAGCTCATTCGACAGTGGCAGAGCATTATCATTAAAGCGGTCGAAGAatggatggagaggatcaCAGAGACCGACAGGAAAGGCCTGGTGGAGCGCATTCCTGACTCTCTGGACACTAATGCAGAGGGCTACTTTCGCACCAAAACCCTTCCAGATATGTGGCGCATGATCCATGAACAGATCCAGGCAGCCAAAGCCTCATCCCGTACAGACCTGGTCGAAGGCATTATCGATGCTATGTTCCGAGTGCTCAAGGGACGTCAAGCTGCTTGGCAGTCGCTCATCGAAGAGGAGTGTGCCAAGTACAAGGCGCCAGGTGGCGACCAGCTTGATGGATTACAGCTGTTGCAAGATTGGCTTATTGCGGTGGCAAACGACCAGATTGCTTGCATCGATGACAACGATGAATCAGGACAACTGGGCTACCTGTCGAGGTTCAAGCGCGAGTTCGAGGCACTCGTCGACCCAAAATACATGGCAGCGCGAGCTATACCCGAGCTGGACGCTCTTCGCGACGGTTACGTGGATCTAAGTACCTATTGTCTTACTCAATTCGTCGAAGTGGTTTTTGCGGTCGACTTCCGCGCTACTATCCCCGATTTCTTCACTCAGAAGTGGTATGGCGACTTTGCAATAAAGCGAATCACTTCTACATTCGAAGATTACATGGCCGATTACTCCCCTGTCATCCACCCATCCCTTATCGACATCTTAGTCGAGGAACTCTCCGACGAACTCTTGGTCCGGTACCTGTCATCTGTGCGCAATCGCGGCGTCAAGTTTCGGCGACACGCTGATCCATACACGGACAAGTTCAAGGACGACGTTCTCACCGTTTTCGCCTTCTTCCAAAACTATCCGGACTCGTTCGCCAGTACCATCAAGCAAAAGTGGCGACTCGTCGACTGGTTGGTTCGTCTACTTGAATCGGAGAAGGGCCCTGCCGTTGTTGCAGTCTATGAGGACTTCAAGATGGAATACTGGGATCTGCAACTGACGTGGGTTGAGGCAGTGCTTAGGACAAGGGATGACTTTGAGAGAAGCATGATCAGTGctgtcaaggccaaggcagCCGAGTTGTCCGTAGAAAGAGGTATGGAGACTCTTATGAGCCGGATGAGGTAG
- a CDS encoding uncharacterized protein (predicted protein): MSDAKKKEKRPPLTHFLCLPLVNSTSLPQLESSLAVFKASIPRRTLRYGAPEPPLIPDGALRPVGTLHLTLGVMSLPTKERLNEAIEFFQSLDLVTMVREAEKIASARAQGKKRNAPSASATEQSSSSSAGEVAKSHDESRPSPFTVSLESLHALPRARTATVLHATPVDPTARLYPFCELLRDKFLEAGFLLGEQKKEKDNKQTNYKSTEEMAAEEPSLLEEMPANIAEETARMSDKPISTQPVSKKSTASKPKIRPLLLHATVANTIYVRGRARGGGPQKGQNRKNQYTFDARDFLSHYRNYYVDSDRTTPRATVVTTSGDASEQDQINGEDLSENEASRSESEGDKLPNNRRTSNDATDGSRQQYPFVWAKDFPLETVCICEMGAKKLDPEADEDGMNARLQEKYLPIVERSLVFSLAKTETVTSCDGSVGGVNIC; this comes from the coding sequence ATGTCCGAcgcaaaaaagaaagagaaaagaccgCCCCTAACCCACTTTCTCTGTCTCCCTCTAGTCAACTCGACATCACTTCCCCAACTGGAATCCTCTCTGGCAGTATTCAAAGCTTCGATTCCTCGCCGTACACTCCGCTATGGAGCTCCAGAGCCGCCACTCATCCCTGATGGCGCGCTTCGTCCCGTTGGTACCCTGCACCTGACTCTGGGCGTCATGAGTCTCCCGACGAAGGAGCGTCTAAACGAGGCCATCGAGTTCTTCCAATCACTAGACCTAGTCACCATGGTGCGCGAAGCCGAGAAGATTGCAAGCGCACGCGCgcaagggaagaagagaaatgcaCCATCAGCCTCAGCGACAGAgcagtcatcttcgtcgagcGCTGGGGAAGTCGCCAAGTCGCATGATGAAAGCCGCCCGAGCCCGTTCACTGTCTCTCTTGAATCTTTGCATGCGCTTCCTCGCGCGCGCACCGCGACGGTCCTACATGCGACTCCTGTCGATCCTACTGCTCGCTTGTATCCTTTCTGTGAACTGCTGCGGGACAAATTCCTGGAGGCTGGGTTTTTGCTGGgtgagcagaagaaagagaaagataacaAGCAGACGAACTATAAGTCTACAGAGGAAATGGCGGCTGAAGAGCCTTCCCTTCTCGAGGAAATGCCAGCCAACATTGCGGAAGAAACCGCACGAATGTCAGACAAGCCGATAAGCACTCAGCCTGTATCCAAGAAATCAACAGCTTCAAAACCGAAGATCAGACCGCTTCTCCTGCACGCCACGGTAGCAAATACTATTTATGTCCGTGGGAGAGCACGGGGTGGAGGACCGCAGAAGGGTCAAAATCGCAAAAACCAATACACTTTCGATGCACGGGATTTCCTGTCCCACTATCGGAATTATTATGTTGACAGTGATAGAACGACTCCTCGAGCTACTGTGGTTACAACTAGCGGGGATGCTAGTGAGCAAGATCAAATAAACGGGGAGGATCTTTCAGAGAATGAGGCTAGCCGTTCGGAGAGTGAAGGAGATAAGTTGCCGAACAACAGGAGAACATCAAACGATGCCACTGATGGCAGTAGACAGCAATATCCCTTTGTGTGGGCGAAGGACTTCCCCCTTGAAACAGTATGTATCTGTGAGATGGGTGCGAAGAAACTTGACCCCGAGGCCGACGAAGATGGAATGAACGCGCGTTTGCAGGAGAAATACCTGCCTATAGTGGAAAGGAGCTTAGTTTTCAGTCTAGCGAAGACGGAGACGGTAACTAGCTGTGATGGGAGTGTTGGGGGTGTGAATATTTGTTGA
- a CDS encoding uncharacterized protein (predicted protein), translating into MRFIQLLPILPALAAAQEQVPIADRVQGWFNKAKSYLPTATPVIPAAVEKVVEQKIQEKTVTPFNLSNWQSLLAPSDEPKDWFVFITGGNKTCFGRCHQAEKSFNESVLLFSADPTSPNLGYLDCESNRVLCSAWAAGSPSVSYFKVPAQVGEERPATAQYNVYFNATTVTPESLYKIHSEKTYEKRGAYEGSFHATDSWLAQRGLLIPAGYVIYAFSAIPSWLFMIFISFFSRTMMGRRMGNTGAPAAR; encoded by the exons ATGCGCTTCATCCAGCTCCTTCCCATCCTACCAGCGCTTGCTGCGGCGCAAGAGCAGGTTCCCATCGCGGATCGTGTCCAGGGTTGGTTCAACAAAGCCAAGTCTTATTTGCCCACGGCTACTCCGGTGATCCCCGCTGCTGTCGAGAAGGTGGTCGAACAGAAGATTCAAGAAAAGACTGTCACCCCTTTCAACCTGTCCAACTGGCAATCCCTTCTGGCGCCATCCGATGAGCCTAAGGACTGGTTTGTCTTCATCACCGGTGGAAACAAGACATGCTTTGGACGTTGTCACCAAGCGGAGAAATCGTTTAAT GAATCCGTTCTCCTGTTTTCTGCTGACCCGACCTCGCCCAACCTGGGTTACCTCGACTGTGAATCGAACAGGGTCCTATGCTCTGCTTGGGCCGCTGGTTCTCCGTCTGTTTCGTACTTCAAGGTCCCTGCTCAGGTCGGCGAGGAGCGCCCTGCCACCGCTCAATACAATGTGTACTTCAACGCGACAACTGTAACGCCCGAGTCCCTTTACAAGATTCACTCTGAGAAGACCTATGAGAAGAGGGGCGCGTACGAGGGCTCCTTCCACGCTACGGATAGCTGGCTTGCGCAGAGGGGACTTTTGATCCCTGCAGGCTATGTCATCTATGCCTTCAGCGCAATCCCGAGCTGGCttttcatgatcttcatcagcttcttcagccGGACCATGAT GGGCCGCCGAATGGGAAACACGGGAGCCCCCGCTGCTCGCTAA
- a CDS encoding uncharacterized protein (predicted protein), whose translation MAATAGEVLATRAAVLERTVVLLERAKHGALARATKAKAEHLATVARGVEGKLSVTKLDICATIHTPETIAALSRYRQHLQDTRERLEERKTSALEELKAYEVDDSRANDRAGSRSRSATGPMRDITRQYGDLIREIEDVRSEIERL comes from the exons ATGGCAGCGACAGCGGGGGAGGTCCTGGCGACAAGGGCTGCGGTGCTGGAGCGTACGGTGGTGTTACTGGAGCGCGCCAAACATGGGGCACTCGCCCGAGCCACAAAGGCGAAGGCGGAGCATCTAGCTACCGTAGCACGGGGCGTGGAAGGGAAGTTGAG TGTGACGAAACTGGATATTTGTGCCACGATACACACGCCCGAAACTATTGCTGCTCTGAGCCGATACCGCCAGCACCTCCAAGACACCCGAGAGCGGctggaggagagaaagacgtcAGCCCTGGAGGAACTAAAAGCATATGAGGTGGACGACTCGCGAGCGAACGATAGAGCTGGCAGTAGAAGCCGGTCAGCAACAGGGCCTATGAGGGATATTACCCGACAATACGGGGATTTAATCCGAGAAATTGAAGATGTGAGGTCGGAGATTGAAAGATTATGA
- a CDS encoding aminoacyl-tRNA hydrolase PTH2 (uncharacterized conserved protein) has translation MADLDHIPPSTTAYVVATAIIAGVTGYFLGQGSSLGLFSSQEKEGWPNSYNVKVHRDSSDEEEEEESDSEDEGDGSELANFDKNAEEVKLVLVVRTDLGMTKGKIAAQCSHATLACYKYLTAHSPNSSMLRRWESQGQAKIALQTKSEEEMETLQAQAISLGLCARVITDAGRTQIASGSRTVLGILGPKSVVDGVTGHLKLL, from the exons ATGGCCGACCTAGACCACATTCCCCCCTCGACAACGGCATATGTAGTCGCTACGGCTATCATCGCCGGTGTAACCGGTTACTTCCTCGGACAAGGCTCCTCGCTAGGCCTGTTCTCTTcgcaagaaaaagaagggtgGCCAAACAGCTACAATGTGAAAGTGCACCGAGACTCCTcggacgaagaggaagaagaagaatccgACAGTGAGGACGAAGGCGATGGAAGCGAATTGGCCAACTTCGACAAGAATGCTGAAGAAGTCAAGCTGGTTCTGGTTGTGAGGACCGATTTGGGCATGACGAAGG GCAAAATCGCCGCTCAATGCTCCCACGCCACCCTCGCCTGCTACAAGTACCTCACTGCGCACTCGCCGAACTCGTCTATGCTGCGCCGCTGGGAATCGCAGGGACAGGCTAAGATTGCGCTCCAGACCAagtcggaggaggaaatggagacCCTGCAGGCACAGGCTATCAGCCTGGGTCTCTGCGCCAGGGTCATCACCGATGCGGGCCGGACACAGATCGCCAGTGGAAGCAGGACGGTGCTTGGAATTTTGGGACCGAAGAGTGTGGTCGACGGCGTGACGGGACACTTGAAGCTGTTGTAA
- a CDS encoding sphinganine-1-phosphate aldolase DPL1 (glutamate decarboxylase/sphingosine phosphate lyase) — translation MASSVLPVALQNKLLGYSRAPNAQLAALNLDILKNIVFLFFILRYVRKTFYSLRGYGVLGSLRNVYAAIRLFCYSVFLRFPGVRGQVDKQVSSAIENLETKLVATGPGVTRYLNLPKEGWTPEQIRAELEKLANMEHTRWEDGRVSGAVYHGGQDLLKLQAEAFGQFGVANPIHPDVFPGVRKMEAEIVAMVLALFNAPSDGAGVTTAGGTESILMACLAARQKAYAERRVTEPEMIIPDTAHAAFYKASEYFGIKLHRVPCPAPEYKVDIPSVRRLINPNTVLLVGSAPNFPHGIVDDIPALSRLATAYKIPLHVDCCLGSFVVAFLKKAGFPSPYEEEGGFDFRLPGVTSISVDTHKYGFAPKGNSVLLYRNRTYRSYQYFVYPDWSGGVYASPSVAGSRPGALIAGCWASLMSVGESGYIKSCLDIVGAAKKFEASIREHPLLSKNLDVVGKPMISVVAFQSKNGAVDIYDMADALSAKGWHLNALQSPAAIHVAFTIPTASALDKLTADLVEVVEKELDKAEERKRQGKSYIIKRGDTAALYGVAGSMPDKSIVSRLAEGFLDTLYKA, via the exons ATGGCGTCCTCGGTTCTTCCAGTTGCTTTACAAAATAAGCTGTTGGGATACAGCAGAGCTCCTAATGCGCAGTTGGCGGCGTTGAATCTGGATAT TCTTAAGAACATTGTATTCttatttttcattcttcGCTACGTTCGCAAGACGTTCTATTCTTTACGTGGTTATGGTGTCCTCGGCAGCCTCCGGAATGTCTACGCCGCGATCCGTCTCTTCTGCTACTCTgtcttcttgcgcttcccCGGTGTTCGCGGTCAGGTCGACAAGCAAGTTTCGTCAGCAATCGAAAACCTGGAGACAAAGCTTGTTGCAACTGGCCCTGGCGTCACGAGATATTTAAATCTGCCTAAAGAAGGATGGACCCCCGAACAGATCCGCGCCGAGCTCGAGAAGCTGGCAAATATGGAACACACCCGGTGGGAAGATGGTCGCGTCAGCGGAGCTGTGTACCACGGTGGACAAGATCTTCTGAAGCTTCAGGCTGAAGCATTTGGGCAGTTTGGGGTCGCCAATCCCATCCACCCAGATGTTTTCCCTGGTGTCCGGAAGATGGAAGCTGAAATTGTGGCTATG GTACTCGCACTGTTCAATGCTCCGTCTGATGGTGCTGGTGTTACTACGGCCGGTGGTACTGAATCTATCCTGATGGCCTGTCTGGCAGCGCGGCAAAAGGCGTACGCTGAACGCAGAGTAACAGAGCCGGAAAT GATCATTCCTGATACCGCTCATGCTGCTTTCTACAAGGCTTCCGAATACTTCGGAATCAAACTGCATCGCGTACCCTGCCCAGCTCCAGAGTACAAAGTCGATATTCCTTCGGTGCGTCGCTTAATCAACCCGAACACTGTTCTCCTCGTTGGTTCCGCGCCAAACTTTCCTCATGGAattgttgatgatattcctgCCTTGTCCCGACTTGCCACAGCATACAAGATCCCTCTGCATGTTGATTGCTGCTTGGGCTCCTTTGTGGTTGCGTTCCTTAAGAAGGCCGGTTTCCCATCTCCTtatgaagaggagggtgGATTTGACTTCCGCCTCCCTGGTGTGACCAGCATCAGTGTAGACACGCACAAATACGGATTCGCGCCGAAGGGCAACTCCGTGTTGCTATACCGAAACCGGACCTACCGCAGCTATCAGTATTTCGTCTATCCTGACTGGTCCGGTGGTGTCTATGCATCTCCATCCGTGGCAGGATCTCGGCCAGGTGCTCTTATCGCGGGCTGCTGGGCCAGTCTGATGAGTGTTGGAGAGTCTGGTTACATCAAGAGTTGCCTTGACATTGTTGGTGCAGCAAAGAAGTTCGAGGCATCCATTAGAGAGCATCCACTCTTATCGAAGAACCTCGATGTTGTTGGAAAGCCTATGATCAGCGTTGTTGCTTTCCAGAGCAAAAACGGTGCCGTTGACATCTACGATATGGCTGATGCTTTGTCCGCTAAGGGCTGGCATCTCAACGCTCTCCAATCGCCTGCGGCGATTCATGTAGCGTTCACTATTCCTACAGCCTCTGCTCTTGACAAACTCACTGCTGACCTCGTTGAGGTTGTCGAAAAGGAATTGGATAAGgcagaggagaggaagcGACAAGGAAAGTCGTACATCATCAAGCGTGGCGATACAGCTGCCTTGTATGGCGTAGCCGGCAGCATGCCTGATAAAAGTATTGTCAGTCGTCTGGCAGAAGGTTTCCTGGACACTCTGTATAAAGCCTAG
- a CDS encoding uncharacterized protein (predicted protein) — protein sequence MLSRFPRALPAAIRPTLRVGRISAPVASHYQPQSSPAPRSSRRAFHCTPAARKGIFPGSSDPPAPNPQSNNVAGAASHVTEPSPLKDGEYHEYAEHYLNVLQSEIEKAQEEGADIEAEYSVRSLRRQFLSLTS from the coding sequence ATGCTCTCCCGCTTTCCTCGAGCTCTCCCAGCGGCCATCCGCCCGACTCTCCGCGTCGGCCGGATCTCAGCGCCAGTAGCTTCTCATTACCAACCTCAGTCGAGTCCGGCTCCTCGCTCATCTCGTCGGGCCTTTCATTGCACCCCTGCAGCTCGTAAAGGCATTTTCCCAGGCTCGTCGGACCCTCCGGCCCCAAACCCGCAAAGCAACAACGTCGCGGGCGCCGCCAGCCATGTCACCGAGCCATCGCCATTGAAAGACGGAGAATACCATGAATACGCGGAACATTATCTCAATGTGCTCCAGAGCGAGATAGAGAAGGCTCAGGAGGAAGGTGCTGACATAGAGGCTGAGTATAGTGTGCGTTCCCTCCGCCGCCAATTTCTCTCTTTGACCTCTTAG
- the hcsA gene encoding homocitrate synthase (alpha-isopropylmalate synthase/homocitrate synthase) — translation MGTRPLPMAMNPHPSASRNPYGHNVGVTDFLSNVSRFKIIESTLREGEQFANAFFDTEKKIEIAKALDDFGVDYIELTSPCASEQSRLDCEAICKLGLKAKILTHIRCHMDDARVAVETGVDGVDVVIGTSSYLREHSHGKDMTYIKNTAIEVIEYVKSKGIEIRFSSEDSFRSDLVDLLSIYSAVDKVGVNRVGIADTVGCASPRQVYELVRVLRGVVGCDIETHFHNDTGCAIANAYCALEAGATHIDTSVLGIGERNGITPLGGLMARMMVADPAYVKGKYKLEKLKDIEDLVAEAVEVNIPFNNYITGFCAFTHKAGIHAKAILNNPSTYEIINPADFGMTRYVHFASRLTGWNAIKSRAQQLKIEMTDSQYKECTAKIKALADIRPIAVDDADSIIRAYYRNLKSGENKPLLDLTADEQAQFAAKEKELAASGVVA, via the exons ATGGGCACGCGGCCCctgccaatggcaatg AACCCTCacccctccgcctcccgGAACCCCTATGGCCACAACGTTGGTGTGACCGACTTTCTGAGCAACGTCTCCCGGTTCAAGATCATTGAGAGTACCCTCCGTGAGGGTGAACAGTTCGccaatgctttctttgataccgaaaagaagattgAAATCGCTAAGGCTCTGGATGATTTCGGTGTCGACTAC ATCGAACTTACCAGTCCTTGTGCCTCTGAGCAGTCGAGACTTGACTGCGAGGCTATCTGCAAGCTCGGCTTGAAGGCCAAG ATTCTTACTCACATTCGATGCCACATGGATGATGCCCGTGTTGCCGTCGAGACTGGTGTTGATGGAGT TGACGTCGTCATCGGCACTTCGTCCTACCTCCGTGAGCACTCTCACGGCAAGGATATGACCTACATCAAGAACACTGCTATTGAAGTTATTGAATATGTCAAGTCCAAGGGCATCGAGATTCGATTCTCTAGTGAGGACTCCTTCCGTTCTGACCTCGTCGACCTCTTGTCCATCTACTCCGCTGTTGACAAGGTTGGTGTGAACCGTGTTGGTATTGCCGATACTGTCGGCTGCGCTTCTCCTCGCCAAGTTTACGAGCTTGTTCGTGTCCTGAGGGGTGTTGTTGGCTGCGACATTGAGACCCACTTCCACAACGACACTGGCTGTGCCATTGCCAACGCTTACTGTGCCCTGGAGGCCGGTGCCACTCACATTGATACCTCCGTTCTCGGTATCGGTGAGCGTAACGGTATCACCCCTCTTGGTGGTCTCATGGCTCGTATGATGGTTGCCGATCCTGCCTACGTCAAGGGCAAGTacaagctggagaagctcaaggacATTGAAGATCTTGTGGCCGAGGCTGTTGAGGTCAACATTCCTTTCAACAACTACATCACCGGTTTCTGTGCTTTCACCCACAAGGCTGGTATCCATGCTAAGGCCATCCTGAACAACCCCAGCACCTACGAGATCATCAACCCTGCCGACTTTGGCATGACCAGATACGTTCACTTCGCCTCTCGTCTGACTGGCTGGAACGCTATCAAGTCTCGTGCTCAGCAGCTCAAGATTGAGATGACTGACAGCCAATACAAGGAGTGCACGGCTAAGATCAAGGCTCTTGCTGATATCCGTCCCATCGCCGTCGACGATGCCGACAGTATCATCCGTGCTTACTACCGTAACCTCAAGTCGGGTGAGAACAAGCCTCTCCTTGATCTGACGGCTGATGAGCAGGCTCAGTTCgctgccaaggagaaggagcttgctgCTTCCGGTGTTGTGGCTTAA